The following coding sequences are from one uncultured Desulfobacter sp. window:
- the dhaL gene encoding dihydroxyacetone kinase subunit DhaL, producing MGVSKDQIIKWLEKSAEVLQTSKGYLTQLDAAIGDADHGVNMVRGFSKVTEKLPRIRDNDIGTILKTTGMTLISSVGGASGLLYGTFFMRAATAGDGKETLDTIDLCAMFKAGVDGIVQRGRPSLGDKTMFDAWAPALDAMHTALAKDRDTLTIVKAGAAAIDRGMKGTIALQARKGRASYLGERSIGHQDPGATSSCLIFEALLDVLTA from the coding sequence ATGGGTGTGAGTAAAGATCAAATTATAAAATGGCTGGAAAAATCCGCCGAAGTCCTCCAGACGAGCAAAGGCTACCTGACACAACTCGACGCGGCAATCGGTGATGCAGATCATGGGGTTAACATGGTCCGTGGGTTCAGCAAAGTGACCGAGAAACTACCTAGGATCAGGGATAATGATATCGGCACGATTTTAAAAACAACGGGCATGACCCTGATTTCCAGTGTGGGCGGGGCCAGCGGCCTGCTTTACGGCACCTTTTTCATGCGGGCCGCCACAGCCGGGGACGGCAAAGAGACCCTGGACACCATTGATCTATGCGCCATGTTCAAGGCCGGGGTGGACGGCATTGTCCAGCGCGGACGACCCAGCCTGGGCGATAAAACCATGTTTGATGCCTGGGCACCGGCTTTGGATGCCATGCACACTGCCCTGGCCAAGGACCGCGATACGCTGACGATCGTAAAGGCCGGGGCCGCCGCCATTGACCGGGGCATGAAAGGGACCATTGCCTTACAAGCTAGAAAAGGACGGGCAAGCTACCTTGGTGAACGCAGTATCGGGCACCAGGACCCGGGGGCGACCTCCTCCTGCCTGATATTTGAAGCCCTGCTTGACGTTTTAACCGCATAG